The Medicago truncatula cultivar Jemalong A17 chromosome 7, MtrunA17r5.0-ANR, whole genome shotgun sequence genome includes the window TTAGGGTAAATTTCCAAGAATATTTGAATGCTAAGATCAACAGAATTATCCTTCAGATTCAAGTAAAACACTGAAACTAATGAATGACCGATGAAAAACTTATCTCTAATCCTACAAAGGTATTCTGTTGCAAGTGTCAGAAACAAATAATCTGTATAACGCTCTTACTAAAATTTCATGTCAGATAATGATGCAATACATTCTCAGCATTAAAAGAACTATTGATTATAGAAAGTTGTAAGCCTGAAATGTTGGTCCCTTGTGACCTTTTCTATGTCTATTCTTCGTTGAGTAACGTTAAATTTGTAGGGGTTCCAACAGCAAAATTGAAACAACGTAGTGATGCACATAGCATTATAGCTCAATATTTGCAACataagactaaaacaaaatgcAAGTTACATTGTAAAAAAATCTCTTACGATATATGATTAGTTTTATATTCATACCTCTCTGGAAACTGGAAGACAATACCGACCCTTTCCGGCACCAACGGTTCAGGAGATTGACTTGGACTCCCATCATCCCCATATTTTTGGATGTGAATAGATCCAGATGTTGGTTTGTTTATTCCTGCAAGAAGCTATTTAAAACGAAAAGAAACCATGGGTAGGAGTGACAATAATTAACCAAACATGTAAACACAGGAATGTTAATTAAAGAAGAATCACTAAAAAGTCAAAAAGATGGATGACCTGCAAGAGAGTTGTTTTCCCGCTTCCACTCTGTCCGAAAATTAGACCCAAACTGTGAATGTGTTAACCAGATATGAGCTACTACACATATACAAAAATCCTTTTGTCTTTTACCGAAAATGTAAAACATCGAGTATGTATATGTGTTAACCAGTTTCAAAAGGATAGTAGTTAAAGTTATTTTAGGAGAAACAAAAAGGAGATACAACTGGAAGTAACATACATTAAGATTCTCCCAACCCCCTTAACAGTAACTTCGACTACTCTGGAAATATTTAAAGAAATGAGGATAAATTGGCATACAAAAACTGGTAGGAAAATTCATACTGAGGATCAGTTctaagaaatattttaaaaaccaaTTCGGCAAGAGTTGAGACCTCAGAGTCATGATTCAGCTATTTTAAACCAGGACAAAACTGTGATCAAACCGGTCAAATAATCAAATTGTAAGTTTATAAAACACATctaaaacaacaaaaccaaaacatccCAAATTGATTCATAGTTCAATTTGATGAAATTTGGACAAAAACAAGCTAATAGAACTGGCACTTAAGAGTGAAGGCATCTCAGTGTGTCAGGCATCATGTCTCGTATCGTGCTGTTACCCGACTCCTACACTTGTGATTTCAATCATTCCATTTTCTTAAATCATTTCAAGTATCTAATTGAATTATGTCCAAACACACAACTGCGATTTATCCGCTCAAATGAATAAACTTCATTGTTTAACCGTTCAGTTCAGTTTTTCAAACAATAGTTATTAGTTACAAGCTCTGAAGTACAGACACCGGACACGTTAAcgccgataataatttgaaaaaatgacatagTTCAATGGAAACACATGTGATGGTGTCGGTGTCAGACAGAAGTTATAAGTAATAAATACCAAAAAAACCCTCAAACTGATAcataattgaatttgattaaatcAAAACACGAATAAATAATACCTTTTCTCTGGAAGTGAAAAATTAACTGAATTGAGAAGCTTAAACTCAGTCCCTGGTGGTTGATAGCTAACATCTCTaacctaaataaaaaaacatcacaatttcATTACTACATACACATTCCTTAAATTTCAACTCAATAATCCCTAATTATGCAAATATACTAAATCAAATTCATACattcaaatcaaatttcaactctATAATCCCtaattattcaaatataaatcaaattcatACATTCAACTCAAATTTCTACTCTATAACTATAACCACAATTTCACTACTACATACATTCATTCCGccaatttcttcaaaaattgcattccgtagaatcaaaatcaaattcaacttcCACGAATTCTTGAAACCGACAAAGAAACTCAAAATCGCTACTAAATCCATAAAAATATGagtaaaaattgcatttcagaaATTCAACAAATACTTGAAACGGTTACTCGACTAAGAAACTCAAAATCACTATTAAAGGcataaaaaatgagtaaaaattgcatttcagaTATCAAAATCAACGAAAACTTGAAACGGTTATTGGAGAAGAGAAAACATACTTCGAGAGAAGAGTAACTGCAGCGAGTGGTTGAGGAATTGAAGAAGCTACAATGCGATTGAGGAGAGCGAGAAAGTGAGGGAAAAGAAGAAAGTGGTGGTTTGAGGAAGTGAAAGGTGATTGGTGAATTAATTGAGGTAGCCATTGCCATCGGCATAGGCATAGATAGACGGTGGTGGTTCGGTTGGGAGAGAGGGAGGAGCCAATTGTTGCGGAGAGTTTAGAAATTTGACAGTTGGTTTGAAAATATTTGcatctttattataaaaatcatcaaatttgaTCAAAAAGTGTTTATACAAAAGTTTCATgttttccattgtttttaaaattaaagtgtGTTTGGACGaagtaattgagaaattttaaaagaatttaaaattttaggcaATTTagatgattcaattaaattacttttatttctcaattcttttgtttggatgaagtaataaaaaaattcattgtcataatttttgggcaacttttataaattttaatttttttgggccaaatttaaaaattgaaattaggggtcaaaatgtaaattttaaaaaattgaggggtcaaattataatttttgaaaaatttgagggaccaatttgcaattttttggaaatttattggggtcaatttgaaatttttggaaaatttgaggaccaaaatgcaaaatataaaaaataacaacaatgaagaaatttgaaggtgtcatttgaaattctctaaatttaacttgaacaaaatacttcataaatttccatcattttgaaaatgcttcaaattattatccaaacaatggattTCAccccaaagtatttgaattccctcaaaacaatacattccctcaaaacattcctccatccaaacacactcaagttcatatttttattattcaatcttgatttgaaacaaaattgattttttttcaagaaaaaaaaaatttgattgtttGGTGGATTTATAATActatttatgaagaaaaaaaaatcgtaaaatTAGAATTGAATTCAAAcacaataagaaaaaaaaaatgtgtgttaaTAATCATGTATAATGTCATAAATACTTTTGAACCTATAACATCAATGTTAAATAGAAAACCTCTAtcttcctctctcttctctccttctctccttctcaaaccctagcCGTCACCTCTTTCTTCTGTTTCTTCTTTTcaaggggtgatttagggtcaattttgacccaaaaatcaccccttcgaattgtttttccttctatcttaattgaataagtgatttcacatattttttgttttcttttgtttatttttgtgatttcgtcgtctctgaacgactctatttgttttgatttcccgtctttgtgcggtgtgtttttgatttctcatcttagtgcggtgtttatttgattcaggttgaaagattagctttgagcaagtgcagatccgatcaatgacaatgactttggagtcgtcaacgttgcagatccggaaacaTGAGTATTCTAgagacatgaatatagtcatattagtcatatttgtaggcatagatactttgccgttttatgctattaacatggatgatgtgagtttgttcacaaattcattcatttagtttttagcaaatttggatttgtattgtatcgatgtaccctatcaatttgaatgaatgaatatcgtttatttttgtcaaaaaaaaacatcaatgttAAATGGTCCATAAGCATTTTTAATGAAGTTAGATATATAGAATAATTTTAATGATTTAATGTCTAAAATGTCATCTACTCCCTCCGACTTACATAATTGcctctttatcattttttctttttctcaaaataattgtcactttaaaatattaatgcagcatttattattatttttctttattatacccttatttattgaattttatccaacttaactacttcactaactacaattaataagcgtgttttagtaaatgaaattaattttaccatcaaaatcaacacaattaatcatttccttaataatcgtgcacagaccttaaacgactattatttagagacggatggagtatttgaTTTCTCTTCGAGTTAGATAGAATAATTTTAATAACTTAGTATGATTTGAAACTAAATTTAAGGTTGCTCTTTGAAATTATCAACATTTTAAGTTTGAGTTGGGGTACTAGTAGaacttatttatcaaaataaaatcaatgaaaaaaaatgtaggtAAATCATATCGGATCTacataaaaaaactatatagataaaaaaggaaaaaatcaagagctaaaaacatcaaataattttgatctcttaaaaaaatagaaaaagataaagataaaatgtTCTACTTAGACCCAACTTGTTTTGGTATATGGAAGGAAAGTTTGTAATACTTCAATGTTTTAGTAGGAATCACTAGGTTGAAAATATAACTCCAAGTTGTTTTATTAGCCTGCTTTCCCAAATAAATCCCACTTAAATCTAAGTCACATTGCAATTCtgaaagacctcaaagtgtgtATATACTATGATCTTGAATGTCTAtttgaaattgtttcaaatttatagCAAGGTACATTCATGTGACAACTAGAGTGGGAAAATGTCGAGACCAACTCTACTGACTTTAGGAGATACATATGTGTATCTTGAAAAAAGAGTGTGGCTGAGAGTATGAACTATCTTCTCTAAACCTGTCATGTTTGCATGAAAGTGGTAAGTTAGTCAATTCTATAAATGAGACAAGACAATGATATGAGCAACTTATTCGAAATGGTAtgttttcctttaaaaatatgcaaagtttaaaatttatttttctttgttactTGAGGACAAATAACAGTTTATTTTAGTTAAGTTTTGATCCAATTTAGAGGAGTTTTAAAACAATTTCCTATGATTTTCGtgaaattttgtaatattttcatGTCGAGtcatgtaattttaattttcccGAACCAAGCAGTTCCTAAGTGTTTTTGATGTAACTAAATGCAAAATCAGCAAATCGGCAAAGCAAAGTACCTCATGAGGAATTGAGAAGAAAATGGACGATGAATCAAAAGATCTATGAAGACATTACAAAGTGGACAAAATCTATTACAAGttttaagaaagaaaacacTCAAAAAGACCAAGAAATAAACGAAAACACACCAAAGGACGACACTAGCACGCCTTGGGTGTGTTGCCAAGTGCCCCAGGTGTGTTAACTAGTGCATAATAACCATCTTTTTACCGTATAACATAATCAGTGAGACTTTCAGTCAAATATATTACACTTTTCTattataattcttttttatatgttgttcccatgtttgaatattttttgcCCGGACTTGTGGTCCGTTATCTTGAGCCTTTTCAATCAACCCTTATTTTTTTCTAGGGaacccttattattattagagtttattattattattattattattattattattattattattattatcctttgtTAAACTCCTTTGAAACCCATGTAATATTTCTTTATTGTTACTAAGTAGCGAATCATCTCACAAATTTTGAACCTATAATGTCATATATTTTACATCTTTGGAGttagatataattttttttataacttggtAGGATTTGAaactaagtttggggttgctttttgaaattaacaacattttaaattttgggTGATGTACTAGTAAATGATGGtcatcaaaaagaaaagaaaaagaatgaaaaatgtAGATAAACCATAAAAATTGGtctacacaaaaaattaaataaaaaatcaagagCCAAAAATTggtttctttaaaaataaaaaaaaacagttttactAGTACCCATGTTGTTTTGGTACATAGGTGTTTTTATCGAAAAATCATTTAATTCAGCAAAGAAAGACACCTTGTAAAGAGATGGAAGATACGAATGAAGATTCTAGAGATCTCTGAAGACATTACAAGTTGGTGAAATTCTGCCCCAAGCCTAATTCTTAAGAAGAAAGTACTCGAAAAGACGAATAAAAAATGGCAAAAACACATCGGGAGCTGAAGCCACATTCCCACAGTGTGCCTCCATGCGCCTCGGGTGTGCAAAACAGAGAACACAATCTCTATTTTACGCGTGGGGCACGGGCCTTCTAGTGTGGGGGCACATGCGGTTCTAGGGAAAAATAGGTAAATGTTATATTTTCCATGCAAGTTTGGGGAAAAAGTTCAGTTTTTCAACCCAAACCCAACTGATAAGATGCTTATGATACAAGAGATTTCATTCACGAATTCTCATTCAATACTTGGATGTTTAAGAGGAAAGCAAACTCTATGAGCATCAACCGAAGAGTCTCTCCTCAACCTTTTGTTCTAAGAATATGtattatttcttttgaaatttgtcTTTATTTACCATGCATAACCAAACACCTATTTATTAGGGTTTTAAGATGAAACTATATTTCTTTGTTGGATCGAATTAATTCAGTGTtgatatatgtttaatttttatatgcaaaagGCTTAATTCTTTCACAAATTTTAAGGAGTGTGACATACTTATTAAACATAGTAATAAGTTGCAGAGGTGGTATAATTTTGAAACGTTGCATATGAACTTTATTATTTTCCCTTAGTAAGATTGAGTTATGCCTATCAATTTAATCTTCTAGGTACAAGTAAGGGTGTGTGATGAAATT containing:
- the LOC11445016 gene encoding ABC transporter I family member 11, chloroplastic translates to MPMPMAMATSINSPITFHFLKPPLSSFPSLSRSPQSHCSFFNSSTTRCSYSSLEVRDVSYQPPGTEFKLLNSVNFSLPEKSLGLIFGQSGSGKTTLLQLLAGINKPTSGSIHIQKYGDDGSPSQSPEPLVPERVGIVFQFPERYFVADTVLDEVTFGWPRQKGNDQLRENLALGLQRAINWVGLSGISLDKNPHSLSGGYKRRLALAIQLVQIPDLLILDEPLAGLDWKARADVVKLLKHLKKELTVLVVSHDLREFASLVDQSWRMEMGGNLRQEFLPL